The proteins below come from a single Juglans regia cultivar Chandler chromosome 12, Walnut 2.0, whole genome shotgun sequence genomic window:
- the LOC108994732 gene encoding uncharacterized protein LOC108994732, whose product MPQSIVSDRGATLTSPFWKELFKLQEVTFSYSSAYHPQSEGQTEAVNKFLEHFLRSFPGDEPRPPTKLQSYIPSLTANQVIEEVLKTKYQILSTLKLNFSASQERMKFQDDKRRTRRELAVGDWVYLRLQPYRQQSLASRRNFKLSPRFLGPF is encoded by the exons ATGCCTCAAAGCATAGTTTCTGATAGAGGAGCAACTTTAACTAGCCCATTTTGGAAGGAGTTATTCAAGTTACAAGAAGTAACATTTTCTTACTCATCTGCTTATCATCCTCAAAGTGAAGGGCAGACCGAAGCAGTTAACAAATTCCTTGAGCATTTTCTGAGAAGCTTTCCTGGTGATGAACCACG ACCCCCTACTAAATTGCAATCTTATATACCTAGTTTAACTGCTAATCAGGTAATAGAAGAAGTCTTGAAAACCAAATATCAAATTTTGTCAACATTGAAGCTTAACTTCTCTGCTTCTCAGGAAAGAATGAAGTTCCAGGATGATAAAAGAAGGACTAGGAGGGAGCTTGCAGTTGGAGACTGGGTGTATCTTAGGCTGCAGCCTTATAGACAACAGTCATTGGCGAGCAGGAGGAACTTTAAGCTTTCTCCTAGATTCCTTGGACCATTTTAG
- the LOC108994802 gene encoding protein high chlorophyll fluorescent 107 isoform X1, translating into MPFLPSSSSFSSNSNFTVFYTSQSPHRLSKLSFKIPILPLHHFSSPSYLSVTSCSSQDSPPPVLEKDSSVPTQEISTEDVVSKKESYPQKVLVVRRPVMESSGDGESEESEEDADLRSSAIDAGLKEFAKKMPLFEPERVEASGLQLEKPLAVNLDLALYKAKGLARRFRYEEAQEILEKCIYYWPEDGRASVALGKILSKQSKMAEARAVYEKGCQATQGENPYLWQCWAVLENKMGNIRRARELFDAATVANKRHIAAWHGWAVLEIKQGNIKKARQLLAKALKFCGGNEYVYQTLAMLEAKANRNEQARYLFRQATKCNPKSCASWLAWAQLEIQQENNSVARLLFEKAVQASPKNRFAWHVWGVFEANMGNMEKGRKLLKIGHVLNPRDPVLLQSLALLEYKYSSTNLARVLFRRASELDPRHQPVWVAWGWMEWKEGNIAKARELYQIALSINSTSESAARCLQAWGVLEQRLGNLSAARRLFRSSLNINSQSYVTWMTWASLEEDQGNSVRAEEIRNLYFQQRTEVVDDASWVMGFLDIIDPALDSIKRLLKFGRKSLQKEKESLENITENNGNSIDEDSVGLSSGLSGGKDTESSGTGIDLDAFISEKLSLDPSKLDVQLESYKVYVTSRTRPRRM; encoded by the exons ATGccatttcttccttcttcttcttctttttcttcgaaTTCTAACTTCACCGTCTTCTATACGTCCCAAAGCCCACACAGACTATCCAAACTCTCCTTCAAAATCCCCATTTTACCTCTCCATCACTTCTCCTCACCGTCTTATCTCTCCGTAACGTCATGCTCTTCCCAAGATTCGCCCCCACCGGTTCTGGAGAAAGACTCGTCTGTACCTACCCAAGAGATCAGTACCGAAGACGTCGTCTCCAAGAAGGAGTCTTATCCGCAGAAAGTGCTCGTCGTTCGCCGTCCGGTGATGGAGTCTTCCGGTGACGgcgagagtgaagaaagtgaagAAGACGCGGATTTGAGGTCTTCGGCCATCGATGCTGGCCTCAAGGAGTTCGCGAAGAAGATGCCGTTGTTCGAGCCGGAGAGAGTGGAGGCATCGGGATTGCAGCTGGAGAAGCCGCTTGCCGTGAACTTGGACTTGGCGCTGTATAAAGCGAAAGGTTTAGCAAGGAGGTTTCGGTATGAAGAAGCCCAGGAAATACTTGAGAAG TGCATATATTATTGGCCGGAAGATGGGCGGGCTTCAGTGGCGTTGGGGAAGATATTGAGTAAGCAATCGAAAATGGCGGAAGCTAGAGCTGTGTATGAGAAAGGTTGCCAGGCTACTCAAGGAGAAAATCCCTACTTGTGGCag TGTTGGGCTGTTTTGGAAAACAAGATGGGAAATATAAGAAGAGCAAGAGAATTATTTGATGCAGCAACTGTTGCCAATAAAAGGCACATAGCTGCCTGGCATGGTTGGGCAGTTTTAGAGATAAAACAGGGAAATATAAAGAAAGCGAGACAACTGCTGGCCAAAGCTTTAAAATTTTGTGGTGGAAACGAATATGTATATCAAACGCTTGCAATGCTGGAAGCTAAAGCAAATCGCAATGAGCAGGCTCGGTATTTGTTCAGGCAGGCCACTAAGTGTAACCCCAAAAGCTGTGCCAGTTGGCTT GCATGGGCACAATTGGAGATCCAACAAGAAAACAACAGCGTTGCTAGGCTGCTATTTGag AAAGCAGTCCAGGCAAGTCCCAAGAATAGGTTTGCATGGCATGTGTGGGGAGTTTTTGAAGCAAATATGGGCAATATGGAGAAGGGGAGAAAACTACTAAAAATAGGCCATGTACTTAATCCTAGGGATCCCGTTCTCCTTCAGTCTCTTGCTTTATTGGAATATAAATACTCATCTACGAACCTTGCTCGGGTGCTGTTCAGGAGAGCGTCTGAATTGGATCCAAGGCACCAACCAGTATGGGTT GCGTGGGGATGGATGGAATGGAAAGAAGGAAACATCGCAAAGGCAAGGGAATTGTACCAAATAGCCCTGTCAATTAACTCTACTAGTGAAAGTGCTGCTCGATGTCTTCAG GCTTGGGGTGTTCTTGAACAGAGGCTTGGTAATTTATCAGCAGCCAGAAGATTATTTAGGTCCTCGTtgaatataaattcacaaagtTATGTAACCTGGATGACATGGGCATCATTGGAGGAGGATCAGGGCAATTCTGTACGTGCTGAGGAAATACGAAACCTCTATTTTCAGCAG CGTACAGAAGTAGTGGATGATGCTTCATGGGTTATGGGATTCTTAGATATCATTGATCCAGCACTTGATAGCATAAAGAGGCTCTTGAAGTTTGGCCGGAAATCATTACAGAAGGAAAAGGAATCTCTGGAGaatataacagaaaataatggaaataGCATTGATGAGGACTCTGTTGGCCTCTCCTCTGGCTTGTCCGGAGGCAAAGACACAGAAAGTAGTGGGACTGGAATTGATTTGGATGCTTTCATCAGTGAAAAGTTATCTCTAGACCCATCGAAGCTGGATGTTCAGCTGGAATCATACAAGGTTTATGTTACCAGCAGAACTAGACCTAGAAGAATGTGA
- the LOC108994802 gene encoding protein high chlorophyll fluorescent 107 isoform X2: protein MPFLPSSSSFSSNSNFTVFYTSQSPHRLSKLSFKIPILPLHHFSSPSYLSVTSCSSQDSPPPVLEKDSSVPTQEISTEDVVSKKESYPQKVLVVRRPVMESSGDGESEESEEDADLRSSAIDAGLKEFAKKMPLFEPERVEASGLQLEKPLAVNLDLALYKAKGLARRFRYEEAQEILEKCIYYWPEDGRASVALGKILSKQSKMAEARAVYEKGCQATQGENPYLWQCWAVLENKMGNIRRARELFDAATVANKRHIAAWHGWAVLEIKQGNIKKARQLLAKALKFCGGNEYVYQTLAMLEAKANRNEQARYLFRQATKCNPKSCASWLAWAQLEIQQENNSVARLLFEKAVQASPKNRFAWHVWGVFEANMGNMEKGRKLLKIGHVLNPRDPVLLQSLALLEYKYSSTNLARVLFRRASELDPRHQPVWVAWGVLEQRLGNLSAARRLFRSSLNINSQSYVTWMTWASLEEDQGNSVRAEEIRNLYFQQRTEVVDDASWVMGFLDIIDPALDSIKRLLKFGRKSLQKEKESLENITENNGNSIDEDSVGLSSGLSGGKDTESSGTGIDLDAFISEKLSLDPSKLDVQLESYKVYVTSRTRPRRM from the exons ATGccatttcttccttcttcttcttctttttcttcgaaTTCTAACTTCACCGTCTTCTATACGTCCCAAAGCCCACACAGACTATCCAAACTCTCCTTCAAAATCCCCATTTTACCTCTCCATCACTTCTCCTCACCGTCTTATCTCTCCGTAACGTCATGCTCTTCCCAAGATTCGCCCCCACCGGTTCTGGAGAAAGACTCGTCTGTACCTACCCAAGAGATCAGTACCGAAGACGTCGTCTCCAAGAAGGAGTCTTATCCGCAGAAAGTGCTCGTCGTTCGCCGTCCGGTGATGGAGTCTTCCGGTGACGgcgagagtgaagaaagtgaagAAGACGCGGATTTGAGGTCTTCGGCCATCGATGCTGGCCTCAAGGAGTTCGCGAAGAAGATGCCGTTGTTCGAGCCGGAGAGAGTGGAGGCATCGGGATTGCAGCTGGAGAAGCCGCTTGCCGTGAACTTGGACTTGGCGCTGTATAAAGCGAAAGGTTTAGCAAGGAGGTTTCGGTATGAAGAAGCCCAGGAAATACTTGAGAAG TGCATATATTATTGGCCGGAAGATGGGCGGGCTTCAGTGGCGTTGGGGAAGATATTGAGTAAGCAATCGAAAATGGCGGAAGCTAGAGCTGTGTATGAGAAAGGTTGCCAGGCTACTCAAGGAGAAAATCCCTACTTGTGGCag TGTTGGGCTGTTTTGGAAAACAAGATGGGAAATATAAGAAGAGCAAGAGAATTATTTGATGCAGCAACTGTTGCCAATAAAAGGCACATAGCTGCCTGGCATGGTTGGGCAGTTTTAGAGATAAAACAGGGAAATATAAAGAAAGCGAGACAACTGCTGGCCAAAGCTTTAAAATTTTGTGGTGGAAACGAATATGTATATCAAACGCTTGCAATGCTGGAAGCTAAAGCAAATCGCAATGAGCAGGCTCGGTATTTGTTCAGGCAGGCCACTAAGTGTAACCCCAAAAGCTGTGCCAGTTGGCTT GCATGGGCACAATTGGAGATCCAACAAGAAAACAACAGCGTTGCTAGGCTGCTATTTGag AAAGCAGTCCAGGCAAGTCCCAAGAATAGGTTTGCATGGCATGTGTGGGGAGTTTTTGAAGCAAATATGGGCAATATGGAGAAGGGGAGAAAACTACTAAAAATAGGCCATGTACTTAATCCTAGGGATCCCGTTCTCCTTCAGTCTCTTGCTTTATTGGAATATAAATACTCATCTACGAACCTTGCTCGGGTGCTGTTCAGGAGAGCGTCTGAATTGGATCCAAGGCACCAACCAGTATGGGTT GCTTGGGGTGTTCTTGAACAGAGGCTTGGTAATTTATCAGCAGCCAGAAGATTATTTAGGTCCTCGTtgaatataaattcacaaagtTATGTAACCTGGATGACATGGGCATCATTGGAGGAGGATCAGGGCAATTCTGTACGTGCTGAGGAAATACGAAACCTCTATTTTCAGCAG CGTACAGAAGTAGTGGATGATGCTTCATGGGTTATGGGATTCTTAGATATCATTGATCCAGCACTTGATAGCATAAAGAGGCTCTTGAAGTTTGGCCGGAAATCATTACAGAAGGAAAAGGAATCTCTGGAGaatataacagaaaataatggaaataGCATTGATGAGGACTCTGTTGGCCTCTCCTCTGGCTTGTCCGGAGGCAAAGACACAGAAAGTAGTGGGACTGGAATTGATTTGGATGCTTTCATCAGTGAAAAGTTATCTCTAGACCCATCGAAGCTGGATGTTCAGCTGGAATCATACAAGGTTTATGTTACCAGCAGAACTAGACCTAGAAGAATGTGA
- the LOC108994823 gene encoding aldehyde dehydrogenase 22A1, with translation MAFWWPLLVLALAYAICRFLFMLIPHNVPSIDVDVSDVLEDGSQMQEESFIYIPPRGRTQQADPKVQCYEPATMKYLGYFPALTPAEVEERVAHARKAQKIWAKSSFKQRRQFLRILLNYIIKHQQLICKVSSRDTGKTMVDASLGEIMTTCEKITWLLSEGERWLKPEYRSSGRSMFYKKSKVEFHPLGVIGAIVSWNYPFHNIFNPMLAAVFSGNSIVIKVSEHASWSGCFYFQIIQSALAAVGAPENLVEVITGFAETGEALVSSVDKVIFVGSPGVGKMIMRNAAETLIPVTLELGGKDAFIVCEDVDVNHVAHIAVRAALQSSGQNCAGAERFYVHREIYSSFVSEVAKIVKSVSAGPPLAGKYDMGGICLQEHSEKLESLVNDALEKGAEIVARGSIGNISEGAVDQFFPPTVIVKVNHTMKLMQEEAFGPIMPIMKFSTDEEAVKLANDSKYGLGCAVFSGSQRRAREIASQIHCGVAAINDFASNYMCQSLPFGGVKHSGFGRFAGVEGLRACCLVKSVVEDRWWPFIKTKIPKPIQYPIAENGFEFQESLVEALYGLNIWERLQALVNVLKILKEKNSPSNGTRKND, from the exons ATGGCGTTTTGGTGGCCTTTGCTGGTTCTTGCATTAGCTTACGCCATTTGTCGGTTCCTTTTCATGCTCATTCCTCACAATGTTCCCTCCATCGACGTCGATGTCTCAGACG TGTTGGAGGATGGGAGTCAGATGCAAGAGGAAAGCTTCATATAT ATTCCACCGAGGGGAAGGACGCAGCAGGCGGACCCGAAAGTTCAGTGCTATGAGCCCGCGACAATGAAATACTTGGGGTATTTCCCTGCATTAACACCTGCAGAG GTGGAGGAGCGTGTGGCACATGCAAGGAAGGCACAGAAAATCTGGGCAAAGAGCAGCTTCAAGCAAAGGCGCCAGTTTTTGCGGATActtttaaactatataattaaacaCCAACAGCTCATATGCAA GGTTTCTTCACGTGATACTGGAAAGACAATGGTAGATGCCTCTTTAGGCGAAATAATGACAACATGTGAGAAGATTACTTGGCTTCTTTCAGAGGGTGAGCGGTGGCTAAAGCCTGAATACCG ATCTTCTGGAAGGTCAATGTTTTACAAGAAATCCAAAGTGGAATTTCACCCTCTTGGTGTTATTGGTGCCATTGTATCGTGGAACTATCctttccataatatttttaatccaATGCTAGCAGCTGTCTTTTCAGGAAATAGCATTGTGATTAAG GTCTCAGAACATGCAAGTTGGTCTGGATGTTTCTATTTCCAAATTATTCAATCAGCCCTGGCTGCGGTTGGAGCTCCTGAAAATTTGGTTGAAGTTATTACAGG CTTTGCTGAAACCGGAGAAGCACTGGTGTCTTCTGTTGACAAAGTTATATTTGTTGGATCGCCTGGTGTGGGTAAGATG ATAATGAGAAATGCTGCTGAGACACTTATCCCTGTTACGCTTGAGCTTGGTGGAAAAGATGCATTTATTGTGTGTGAAGATGTAGATGTGAATCAC GTTGCACACATTGCTGTTAGAGCTGCTCTTCAATCAAGTGGACAAAATTGTGCTGGTGCTGAGAGGTTTTATGTCCATAGGGaaatttattcttcatttgtCAGTGAAGTGGCCAAAATTGTTAAATCCGTTTCAGCT GGCCCACCCCTTGCTGGTAAGTATGATATGGGAGGCATATGTTTGCAAGAGCACTCTGAAAAGCTTGAAAGCCTTGTCAATGATGCCTTAGAGAAAGGAGCTGAAATTGTTGCTCGTGGAAGCATTGGTAATATAAGTGAAGGTGCAGTGGATCAGTTTTTTCCTCCCACCGTGATAGTAAAAGTAAATCATACGATGAAGTTGATGCAAGAGGAG GCTTTTGGACCAATCATGCCGATAATGAAATTTAGCACGGATGAAGAAGCTGTGAAACTTGCAAATGACTCAAAATATGGACTTGGCTGTGCTGTTTTCTCTGGCAGTCAACGCCGTGCCAGAGAGATAGCTTCACAGATACATTGTGGAGTTGCTGCAATTAATGACTTTGCATCTAATTACATGTGTCAG TCCCTTCCatttggtggtgtgaaacacagTGGATTTGGACGCTTTGCTGGTGTTGAAGGGTTACGAGCTTGCTGTCTTGTAAAATCAGTTGTTGAGGATAGATGGTGgccttttataaaaacaaagatACCTAAGCCTATACAG TATCCCATCGCGGAGAACGGTTTTGAGTTTCAGGAGTCACTCGTTGAAGCCCTCTATGGCCTAAATATATGGGAACGCCTGCAAGCACTGGTCAATGTTTTGAAGATCCTCAAGGAGAAAAACTCTCCTTCCAATGGAACTAGGAAAAACGACTGA